A region of the Pygocentrus nattereri isolate fPygNat1 chromosome 27, fPygNat1.pri, whole genome shotgun sequence genome:
GTGGGCTTCataagtctgagaccactagtgaaaatgcttcCATGTTGCATTCCTCTCGTATTTAATACAAGAGTTTTCATTGCAAATTTATTATCAACATAACGATTTAAGTGAAAAGTAGAATCAATGAAATGTCAACATGCAATTTCTTAGTATTGGGTATATCacccttttgctttaatgacaccATGCATTTAAGGTGATGTGAAGTCCACAAATTGATGAATACATCAAATCCAACTGAGAATCGTCAGAATATGACCTTCAATGTATTAGCTTCAATGGGATCTTATACAAAGCCTTAACATGGCCAATGTCCCAAATTTGCTTAAATAAAAGGTATCCTAGAAATATGGAAGCAActtgattatttatttgttacatattgttttattttaataaaatatgagaaaattatatgtatatatatatatatatatatatatatatatatatatatattatataaacattatttatttctcagttaaaccccttaaaatcccaggcttattacatacttacataaggtttatcattcagtaattacagggacttcaatgcaaactggttgagctgttcaTAGGTTATAGAAGGGTGTGATAAAATTTGGGCTTCCAGCAGCCCcatggccatgtaaggggttaaatgacaaaaaacagcttttcaatgtggtctcagaTTTTTGGACCCCACAGTAGCCCAGAGGAGATTACTTTAAGTGAAGCTCCATGAAATGGTTTCTTTGGTGGTCTTAATGCAAACACCTTGCGCAAAGACAGGGTGACATTCTGCACTCTGTGTTTTGATTCCTTTTTTTGCCCTTCAAATCATGGACATCTTCTAGTAGTGCTAAAAGACCATTTATCTTGCACTCATAGTGCTCACAGTGCCAGAGGACATCACATGTGCTCTCATGTCTGGATTCTGTGGTCCAGCTTTATTCCTTTAATACTCgcaatgttttacattttgcacagttgtatatataattttatgcATTCACTGTTCAGGTTAATGGAAATGGAGTCAAGGTTAAAAGCAAGTCGTAGTCCCTGTCTCTAAGTGCATCAAAAGAAATAGATATTTCTCTTCGTTGACAAGCTGAAGATGTGATGGATGTTACTGACATAGGGTTAATGGTAAACGTATGAGGATTACTTTTTCATATGGGAGCCGCTCTGAGTGACCACAAGACATCTTCTGATGTTTGCTTACTGTAAAGCCATTCAGAATGTCTTACTTACTACACATGAGTGAATGAGCTAGAGTTTGAACTCTACACTGTCATTCTATAGGCAAAGGTAGAGTGGTTTACTTTGCTTGCGTCATCCCTAGGCCACTAATTAGTCCTAATTTTACTGTATTGACTGTCCTTCCACATCTGAAACAAAACACTGGGACTTCACCACACCACTGTACTTATTCAATTAGTGTATTTGCATTTATCTTGGCGTGCTGTAGGAGTTGATAGCAATACAACAATGTACCATTATTATGATTGCTCACTTGACCGACATTCGTCCATTTTCTCAAGAGCTCTGAATGTTTACAGTCTGTTAAGGTGTGGATAACATAGATGTTTCTGTATTAAATATGTCTCCCTGAGTAAATACATAGTTGTTTTAAAGAGAGATACTAAAAATATAGATTGGGTACACTTGTAGCCTCTCCGCTATGGAGAGCAGTCGACTAGTTGAGCATAGTAAGTGAAATACAGCAGTGGTGAGAACTGCAGTGAATGGGCAgaaggagagaacagagatcatttctGTTAAACACTAAGCCAAAATtgctttatttgaaatattatacaaaataaaaagttacaTAATTCCACTGTAAGCTGCATAAGACTATGCTGAAATACAGCCTTGTAAGCTGACCAGGTACGGTTAGAGAATCATGATATAGATGGGCTTTTGACTGATATACAAAACATCCCAGACTGTTTATGCCAACCAACACTAACCTCCTGGTTCATAGAAAGATGTCTTGTTTGTTGATATCATTTATCTTCTACATCATGCGTTGTTACAAATTAACATCATATACACAGGCACAagaagaaggtctggctcaatgtttaggtctcaaaagcAACATCAACATTACTCTGATGAAGACTTGATGACAATCGTAGTTCATTTTCTCTTTGAAAACTCTTTCAATGCGCTTGCAATTACgcatttccaccacagaggtctcTAAATGCACAAATCTTaaatagtgtagctttaagtcAAAATTTAAATATTGCTAGCACATTTGTGTGTTGAACATACAAGGCTAATAATATACATTTGCGAAATTTGGTATTTAAACTGTTTTGGCTGTAGTGGCCTACAGTTTAGTAGCtggtcaaattaaataaataaaaaagtaatagtGTTAAAGTATAGTAGTCAGGCTTACTTTCATGCAACGTCATTTAATGCACTGGTCAATGTTATCTGCAACCCAGTTTTCAAAATGTGGGATGCtgggtaaaatgtaaatacaaacagaatgcaattatatgcaaatcatttgaacTTGAATTGTAACtgagaaattatatatatatatatatatatatatatatatatatatatatatatatatatttttttttttttttttttttttttttttttttaattataagcccatttttaatttgatgccagcaacaaaaacaccaaatttCAATAATCCCCCAATTTTATTTGAGACAGGGCATGTTTACCCCTCTGTTAGATCACCTattcttttaataacactctgTAAGTACTTGGgcactgaggagaccaactgctggagttttgaaagCTGAACATGTTCTCCTTccttgcttgatataggatttcagctgctcagcagttcagAGTCTCCAGAGTCgtattttttctttcacaaTGCGTCAAATATTTGTTATAGATGCAGGGAGGCCATTTTAGCACCCTAACTTTTACTACAGAGTCATGCTGTAGTAATACATGCAGAGTGTAGTTTGACATTAtcttgctaaaataagcaaGGCCATCCCTGTAAAAGGACCCTGTGTCCACAACCTCTATATATTgttcaacattaatggtgctGAGCTATGTGTGCTGATGTATCCCTGTACCATCATAGATGCTGACTTTTGAAATGTGTGCTGATCACAAGATGGTAATCCACCTCTCCTCTGTAGCCTGCAGGACatggtgtccatgatttccaaaaataatttaaaattttgatttgtcggaccacaggacacttttccactttgcctcaatCCATCTTAAACCCAGAGAAAGCAATGGTGTTTCTGGGTCCTATTAATATGTAGATTTTTCTTTCTATGTACAGTTTTAACTTATGCTAACTAATGCAATGCTGTCTGCAGACCCAAAGATAATGATCATCCAGCATTGATTTTTTCAGCTTTGTCCatacagagatttttccagattctctgaatctcttaATGATATTTTGTATTGTAGATGATGTCAACCCCAAGTGTTTTGCTATTATACACTCacaaacgttattcttgaatcgTTGCACAATTTGCCtgtacagtctttcacagagtgctGAACTTTTCTACATCTTTACCTTTGAAATACCTCTCTCTAGGATGCTCTTTGTATACACAATCATCTGTCAATTCATCCTGTCAATTCATCTAATTGGCAATTCATCTAATTACTTGTGTAATTAGTCAATTAATCTAATTACTTGTGAGGTTTTTCactaacttttttttcattagaCAAATTCACCAGTCTTGctgctgtcccaacttttttgaaacgtgttgctggcatcaaattcaaaatggacatatagtaaaaaaaatcaatacaatttctcagttacaacatttgaaatgttgtctttgcattattttcaaataaatatagggttttaatgatttgcacaccattgcattttttaaatttatatttgGCACAACATCCaatcttttttggaaatagggttgcgtaaacatggacaaaagaaCATGACAACACTCTGCAGCTACtggtttttagctatgcaacataCTTTGGTCCAGGTTTCTAGCTGTCATCTTATAATTGTCATCTGTGTCATcaataagctttcattacttgtagCAGGAATATTCATATATTGACTTTTTAACCTCATAATTCCAAGAAGCCAATAACATTCAAGGGAAAAATTTACACAGGACACAGAACGACGTGGATGAAATGTAGAATGTTTTTTCATCTACAGAGAAGCCACAATGGCCTTAGTGATGActatatttatttctataaCGGGGAgggaggaggcggacgcatatgctgagataagcgagatttattagaggcaaatccagggtcgtggtcgaaacaatccagggtcaatgagccaatacggacagatcgtgggtcagacatgacaaacaaactataaacagattcaagcaaacaaacatagaccaatacattgaacacatggacaggaccgggaggggccaatcgtgacaatttcCCAAAAGTGGTTGAAATTATCCGCATTATTAGTCATTTTGCATAGTCAGTTAGTAGTCATTTTATTCCCATTAGACATTCATGAGCATTTCTTTCTGGGGCTGCTTTACGACCCATCACATTATAATTGCTCCAATTTTTTGATGCCTGCTGAACTGGATATCGCACAGTACTAGTTGGGGGGCATGGCGACACAATTATTTTAGGCTGGAatataaataaaggaaaaaggaaGCAAAAACAGTGTCTGTGTTATACTGCAGAGTAGTGTCCATCCATAAGTaatcattctttcattcttatGTATTTAAGTGCGTGGCCTGTGATCGCGCTGGCTTCTTAAGCCTCTGCCAGTTAACAACTGAAGAGGGAGCCGTAACATTCAGATGGTTTGCTGGAGCAGTGTGGATATTTTCTCTGTAGGATTGCTTCTGTGTATTCTCTGTGTCAACATTAGCAATGTTCCTAGTGTCATGCTCTATGACCTGCTAAATTATCATCAACTACTATCGGTTTTCCCAGCTATTTGCTTTGAAATCACTGGCATGTGTTTCTATAGCAGTAAGGCTCAAGAAACCCAGACTGCACTGAACAAAAGGTCTGAAGATCATGAGTATGAAATGGTTGTATAGTGAGGTGAACCATGATTGATGCTCTTGAAGGTCCCAATTTAATGGGGTGGGATGAAATATGAAACCTCACTTTTCCACTTGATGAACATGGACACTGTTTAGTGTCTCTTTCCAAGACTTTTCCAAGacacattttaatttacataactTCACAAAGCGGCTACTTGGTAAAACTACTGCAGTCTGTAACACTGTACTCAGATGCTGCTATGTAACATTGACATGCCTATTGCAGTAACATTATGTCATATTATGTCATATGTCTTATTCTGGCATGAGTAgtcatgacagattatgtccTGTAATAAAACACTGACATGTTGTCATTACTGGAAATTGTCAGGATATTTTGCTTGATGTCATGATGGCTATATAGAGTATGCTTAGCACAAATTAGCATTTTACTAATTATCAATAATGGTAATATGACACTGATATATCAATGACCATaatgtggttggtgtagtgtagtgggtaacacctctgcctgctacgctgtagactggggctcaatcccccacctgggtaaacatcctacatgtatataatacataatacaataagagtccttgggcaagactctcaacactacctttgcccacctgtgtaaaatgatcaaactgtaagttgctctggataagagcatctgccaaatgctgtaaatgtaaaataatctaTCGTTACATCATATGACTTTTGCCATGATGTGTTCATAGCTTTGCTGTGTAGCAGGTAGCAGTAAAATGTTATCTATATTTTATTGACAATTCAGGTTGTTTTCATAAATTGACACTGTGGACTGgacatgttttgaaattttaacacaaaactTACAAAACTCACTTAATCTCTTTATTTTCTATAAGATTTATTATAAGGGAAATGAGTTTTTATATAACTTAGGCCAGTAACtgatttctacacatttttatttgtttgaaataattttattaagtaataataataacagcaatgatgataataataaatttttAACTGTACGTCTGTGCTGTCCAAAGAATAccatgtatgtccatttttcacacacgcacacgcacacacacacacacacacacacacacacacacacacacacacacacacacacacacacacacacacacacacacacacaccttctaaactTCTTATCCTTCTGGGCCATGGGGGAGCTATCCCAGCAATCATTGgctggaaggcaggacacacacacacacacacacacacacacacacacacacacacacacacacacacacacataccttcTAAACTTCTTATCCTTCTGGGCCATGGGGGAGCTATCCCAGCAATCATTggctggaaggcaggatacatcctagacaggttgccagtccatcacagggcagacatatacattcacacatgggcaattttagcatgtccaattatcTTTGTTTGCCTAGTGCAAAGACCACTTCTGTCTATCTGTACTGTTGTTAATTCAGACTGAGATTGCCCTCAGTGGGTAAATGTTATTTTGCACTTTTACCTAACTGTTGAGCTCTCTGTACTTTATGAGAGTAGTCTGAAAGTAGTCTGAAAGTAGTGATATATTTCTGTACGTTGTGTGTACAGAGCTCTAAAACTGTAGCTAGGCACAAAGGATGTGCCTCAAAGCATGTTTCAAATTGGCTGCAATTCCATATGGAATAGCAGTCTGAATATTAAAAAGAATCACGGAATACCCTTTGGAAATGATGGGGATTTTGCAGCACATTTTCTGCACTGTGTAATCCAGCCTAGACTGGAGAACTGCCAAATAATGGTCTTTTCACTATAACCTTACTGCTCCTTTGGTGAGAGGACACAGATCCAATTAGCTCATAGCAAGATAAGTGAGATAATGAACACCCAGGGTGTTCGAATGAGACCAGAGGCGTTTCTCACATAAATTTATCAAAGAATACCTAAATGGGCCAATCTTTGTAAACCACCACAAGCCTTGTTTTTTTTGAAGCTGTAATGCCCTAATAAGGAAACAAGAGCAGTTTAATTTGTAACAGTTTGTTGTTGCAAAGCTCTTTGGTATTGTTTGGCTATGTTTTCTGCCAAATATCTTTAGGGGCGCAAAATTCATTTTTCTGCTCCATTTCTCACACTAATCCATGGCTTTCTGTTTCCATGAAAAGTTGGTAACGTTTTAGCTGTAATTGATGCGGAATTAGaactttaattattaaaaacattaaatcccTCTTCAACCACATTATCCTTAGGAGTTTTTAACCAATGGAAGGTTGGGAGAATAGCCTTGAAATGCTTGACTAAATCTTTCATTTGTGTCGTGCCAAGATTACATACATGAAATCAGCTAACTGGGTAATTGAAAGGAGATAAATAAATTTGTTGTAGTGGTGCTTTCACAGTAGGGAAAAGCTGCGTATTGGCTTTATAATGAGTTTAATCCCTTTATATGTCATCAACAAGAATGTCAGTTGCTCATGCCATTTCATTCTAAATGAGATCATGTCTTGATATTCAGATGCTCATTTAATAGCATCTCTGTGGTCAAGAAACTCCATGTACCTCAAAGAATACTTAGTTCCTGTGAAAGTTGCACTCTGTTCAGTCTGTATCCAATTTATTAACAGCACAGCTCAGCTTAATGTGCCAAAATTCTGGCAATTCGCCTCTTAGTTTAGGAAGATTTTCACTCATAACTCCATCGAGGCCTGATTTGCTCCCTATGCTCTGCAGTGATAAATGTCATTAGCGCTGATTATAGCCCAATCAAACCCTATTCTCCAGAGTCACTGAGGTGCTAAATTTTCTAATCTGAAATTATTAGCATGAATGCAATGTGATAATTGCGGCGCTGGAGATCAACAAAAAAACTCTTCAGCTGGGAGAAGTTCCTGAGAGACTAGACATCATTTCCTGTTCTTTTTAACTCCACGATTTCTGTAGCATCATCTGAATGGGCGCTCAAAGGACTGCTGTTAGTATAGAATCACAGCATTTGCAGaattatactgtgtgtgtggttaCATTGGTGCCTGAGGTTTTCTTATGTTTTGCCCATCTTTATGAAGCAATCTTGTTCCACAATGATTTCCCCAAGGCTGAAGTCATTCTCCTTCTTTGAGTCCTGGCAACAATACAACGTTGCTGCTTTTTACCGCCTTGAGTGCCCATGGATGCTTTGTCACAGGAAAGACATTGAGAGAtcatggacaatgagtggactaCACTATGACACAAAGTTGTTTTTCTCCACGTTTTTATCTTCagccacacacatacaaatcaaAGCAGCTTGCGATTCTGAAGTCGCCTTGCAGCAGCTGTGAGGCTGCATTGCAATAAAGTGTGTTACACCAGATTGACTTGGTTCCTTTGTCCTAGTCATgaatacacataaaaataaagtgttcaCATTGAAGaacaattaatttaattaagcaGGATTTTGCACTGTGTAAACAGTGCAGATTAGCAGCGTTTTTAGTAAAGGTATACATTCTAATTTCACAGCTGATATTGTCTACTCCAAAACGTGATTCACCAACACTGACTTGTACATCTATAGATTTTATATACAGTTCAAAAAAGATGTGCAGTGACATTGCAGTGGCTGTACTCTGGCTTTTAGGGTGTTTTACTGTGGATTAATGGATGTAATgatttctttccttcctttaaTTACAAATTATCTCTGATTTAGGCACACCTGTGTCAGTGGTGACACCACAAGAGGACAAGGCATAATTTACAAGTCGCAGATTTAGATTTCATGTCCACTGCAGACTGCCACCGCCCACTTCTCAAGGATTAAAGCATGTAATGGGAGCAAAGTAATTAAAGGCAACACTCTTAGCTATTTGTCATGCTTATCTTAGAACTTCACCCCAAGTCCACGTTCATGTCCACCTAGATTTTATGCTATGTCACAACATGAATGCATTAGTTGTACATGTTCAGTGTGTTCGTTGAGTTTATGAGTTTGCTGTCTATAGGCCAGTTAGGTCAGGGGTGCTCCTGAAACCCGGTTTTTCCGACAAGCTTTGAAGGGACAACATCTGGCTGGAGTCCCCCACGCTGGTGTGAGAGCACCAGTCTGAGAGTGTCTCCTCAGACACCTGAGTCCGGGGGCCGTGCCTCTGGCTGGATGGCTGCCGCTTGAAAGAGAGCAGTCTTGGCAGCTTGTTGGAACTGGATGtcctgaggagagagagcacTCGCTGGTGGTACTTTGACTTGAGCACCTTGGCAGAGCGATGCAAGTCCCCTAAAAAGCAGTAGCAGATGGGGTTGAGGCTAGAATTGGTGAGGCCCAGCCACTGGGCAAATGGCCGGGTCTGCAGGATCCAGTGTGGAGGGTGCGTCTCCCGGTCAATCAAAATGTCGGCCACATACAGGGGCAGCCAGGAGATGGCGAACAGCAGGACCAGGGTGACCACCACCTTGGCGATCTTCTTGCGCGTCTTCAGGCATGAGGCGTACACCACCTGGCTGCGCGGGTCGAAGCTATCAAAGCGCTGCGATGCCCTCCAAAGCTTACGGCCTGTGAGGAAGCTGATGGTCAGGTTGAAGGCCACGGGGATGCAGTAGAGCGTGATGAAGAGGAGGACGTTATAAACCTGCTTGAGCCTCGCTTGCGGCCAAAGCTCTCTGCAGATGGGGACTGTAATGTCAATCAAGTGAATCTCATCCAGCTTGACCATGAAGAGTAGAGGGGTGCAGATGCCTGAGCTGAGGACCCAAACCACACCAATGGTTATATAGATTTTCCTCTGAGTGAAGTAAGAGCGGGCATTCAGTGGGCTGTGGACGCTGTAGTACCTGTTGACGCTGATGACCGTCAGACTGAGGACGCTGGCTGCCACAGACACAGCCTGGATGAAGGGAACTGCCCTGCACAGCAGGTCTCCATACACCCAAGCCGTGTAGATGGTGTGCCCCAGGGTGATGGGCATGCAGATGCAAACTACCATCAGGTCGCAGACAGCCAGGTTAATCAGTAAGCTACGGGTGGCGCTGACGCTCTGGACCCTCCTGCTCCTCTGGCCAGTGAGCATTCGGATTGCCATGATGTTCCCAACAAAGCCCACCACGAATGACATTGAGTACATCACCGTGAGCGCAATGGTGGTGGGCTCCCGGATCGTCAACAGCAGCAGCCTCTCCAGTTCACCATTCTGGTGAAGGAAGTCACTGCCCATGTCCTCGACCCCACCAAACGAGCCGTTCACAGACATCTTCGAGTTGGAGACTTGAAATTCTGAGAAATTCATCTTGAAGTTTTAAAAGCTAATAGCTGTTTTGGTGATGGACTGAAGCAAAATCTCTGTTCCGCACATCTGTAGTTCAAACTCATGACAGGTACTTAAAATTTTCAGACATCAGAATTTCCATCGAGTCAATCCATGCAGCTGACACATTCAATCATTTCAGCTTCTGTCAGTCAAAAAAGTGGAGGGGATGgaatatttgcataatttagCCAGCAGTCCTACAAGAAACCAACATATTACATGACAGTTTTAAAACCTGCACATTGAAAATGTCCATAACTGCACGAGACTGACTGTGATGCGGACAGGTTTATAGTGTTTACTTCACAAGGCTGCATTTCACTCTATGTGTTTTCTCAGCAAACACTTGTTTGGAGCACAGTCTTGATCATTTACTTCAAATCAACAGGACAAACAGCATTATATACAGTCCTTTTTACATATGTACGTATACATATTAGGCTACATTCTCTTGAAAAGCCACTTCTGTGATGTAtgctcccccccccccagtgGACATGCAGTCTGAGCCGctgtcacattaaaaaaaaaaaaaaaaaaaatatatatatatatatatacattaaaataatatttttgaaaatttggaTAAAATGGTCAAGGAAGTAAATACATACCCTGATTATTGTGCAGAAGAGCTCCAGTAAGATGTTTATGGTCTGCCACGTTTCCTTCCATGTAGCCTCCTGAGAGTGGACTTGGCCATGTAGTCCTGGGTTCCTCCTCTACCTCCTCCTCCCACAGAATGGCAGAATGCTGTGAATTatgcagcctctctctctctctctctttctctctctccctctctctctctccctctctctctctctctctctctctccctctctctctctctggctgtgcGCCTTACACCAAACATGCTGCTGTCGCTCTCCGAGCAGCGATCTCACTCACACTCTTAACTGCGTAAGGAAGCTGAGCtgatatatatttgtttatttatacattcaATTATCTTAATGGCCAACAAGACACTATGAATTCACTGCAGGTGGAAATTTTTGCTAATGGAAGTGGGTTGCTTTTGTTATAATAAATGACAAAAGTCATAATAAACATCTGcttttaataataacaataataataataatatagaaaTTAGTAAAAGACTAATATACAGTACtctgcaaaggtcagagaccaccatccTTTATTTAacgtccagtcaaaacagccacaacTACTTgcattagaaaaaaagaaaaggctagaggaaaataaacaagagaaaaaatgggactcctaacagtcacgcaagacctggtagaccatttctgagaaagaggagaaaatcaagctccaatgctgcttcagatctgaaaaaatccacaggtgtttctgtccatccttccactgcgagaagaCACTCAACTCTGTAAGTCTGAAAACatttgtagctgtcaagaatAGGATTCCTTTTATTTtgagaatcagaaaatgcaccaaattctaagactgaacgttggaagtgtgaaaaatgtaagtcttctgaaaagaacagaagctttaataaaggtaaagggtgaacacacaaaatactgaaaaaactgtaatatatttatttgttaaggtttctctgtgattttatgCTGACTGTACACTATATGGAccaaagtattgggacacctacacattagaCCTTCAGGAGCTTTTATCCATATTCCAAATCCATAGGTATTAaaatggagttggtcccccccTTGTAGCTAAAACAGCtcccactcttctgggaagctttctacaagattttggagagtgtggAAATTTTAGCCGatttatccagaagagcatttttgaggtcagacactgatggtggacgagagggtctggctcacaatctactttctaattcatcccaaaggtgtttgatgggtttgaggtcactggggctcagtcatattggaacagaaaaggaccttcctcaaactgttcccacaaagttggaagcatataattgtccaaaatgtttcGGTAAGCTGaatcattaagatttcccttctcTAGAACAAAGAAGCCTAGACCAACCccagaaaaacaaccccataacattatccctcctctaccaaactgtacagttgacacaatgcagtctggcaggtaacgttctcctgacatttgccaaacccagactcatccatcagactgccagacagagaagcataattcgtcactccacagactaggtttccactgctccagagtccagtggcggcataCTCTAAACCACTCCAACCGACACTTGGCAtcgtgcttggtgatgtaaggcttgcatgcagatGCTCAGCCGATGAAAACTGTGCTGTGAAACTCCTggtgcacagtttttgtgcggatgccagaggaggtttgggaCTCTGCAGTTATTAAGTCAGCAGTGTGTTGCTGACTTATATATACTATGCACCTCGGCACTCTGTGACTCCACCAAATTTACGTGGTCTGACACGTGACTGAATTGCTGTGGCTCCTAcatgcttccacttttcaataataccactcacagctgatcgTGGAATATCTGGCAGGGAcctttcacaaactgacttgttgcaacagtggcatcctatcacagtaccacactcaaattcagtgagctccttagaacgacccattctttcacatcgtttgtaaaggcagactgcatggctaggtgcttgattttatatacctatggcaatgggactgaatgaaaaaCCTAAACTCAATGATTAAAAGGTGTGTCCCAatgcttttgtccatatagtgtatgttttctGATATtattttcctgatgctgaaaatacTTCATGGCCATTTTCagtggaaataaataaacaaaagtttggtctctaacttttgcacagcactgtatatgaGACATTAACAACTTTAATTTCTCTTAACTGTTTTATTGATGTTATTCTTTATTTTAGTCTCTTGGACTAGTATAATGCTTTGAGGTTAAACAGGTGTGGACTGAATGAGTTCTGACTGAAAGCCTTGGGTGAAAGTCCCTCATTCATCAGTTTTGTGTTTGCTCCATCTGTTCACGGGCTCCGAGGTATTGGGCAGCTTGGCTGTTATAATTTTAATGTCATACGTACATATTCCCAAATATTAGACCTTTTACACTGCATCAGA
Encoded here:
- the LOC108430549 gene encoding QRFP-like peptide receptor, with product MNFSEFQVSNSKMSVNGSFGGVEDMGSDFLHQNGELERLLLLTIREPTTIALTVMYSMSFVVGFVGNIMAIRMLTGQRSRRVQSVSATRSLLINLAVCDLMVVCICMPITLGHTIYTAWVYGDLLCRAVPFIQAVSVAASVLSLTVISVNRYYSVHSPLNARSYFTQRKIYITIGVVWVLSSGICTPLLFMVKLDEIHLIDITVPICRELWPQARLKQVYNVLLFITLYCIPVAFNLTISFLTGRKLWRASQRFDSFDPRSQVVYASCLKTRKKIAKVVVTLVLLFAISWLPLYVADILIDRETHPPHWILQTRPFAQWLGLTNSSLNPICYCFLGDLHRSAKVLKSKYHQRVLSLLRTSSSNKLPRLLSFKRQPSSQRHGPRTQVSEETLSDWCSHTSVGDSSQMLSLQSLSEKPGFRSTPDLTGL